A stretch of Sulfitobacter sp. SK012 DNA encodes these proteins:
- a CDS encoding GMC family oxidoreductase → MQNDPVDVLIIGAGASGAAIAWSLLETRMRILCLEQGPRLEDKDFPSRDDNYELARYGEFSCDPNVRRLKQDYPINADDSCIMPVNFNAVGGSTINFLGHWPRMKPSDFRTKSLDGVGEDWPVDYETLAPFYDMNDRVTGVSGLGGNPAYPDYTPELPPIPLGKLGQSLARGFNEKGYHWWPSDVSILSQDHDGRQKCVNAGTCDLGCSVGAKGGTNFTYWPVLENAGVELRSECRVREILVDEKTGMATGVLYHGADGQVHEQRTELVVVACNGVGTPRLLLNSKSKAFPEGLANRNGMVGKNLMFHPLTGVSGVFDEPMLGHEGPMACSILSQEFYETDPSRGFVRGYGLHSGRSTTPMTYALGGYGIDNPIPWGAEHREIMDNVYPYLAGLTVVCEDLPEEHNCVTLDPDLTDSDGIPAPKITYRLGENTRKMLRHGEERATDILLAAGAKKVLTKADGKVWWRAGWHQMGTCRMGKDPKTSVVNGWGRSHDVKNLFIVDGSIFPTAGAVNPTSTIQAMALYVGDSIKTNIETLFD, encoded by the coding sequence ATGCAAAATGACCCTGTCGATGTTTTAATTATTGGTGCCGGAGCATCGGGCGCAGCCATTGCCTGGTCGCTTTTGGAAACTCGGATGCGCATTTTGTGCTTGGAACAAGGTCCGCGTCTTGAAGACAAAGACTTCCCCAGCCGCGATGATAACTATGAACTGGCCCGCTACGGTGAGTTCTCCTGCGATCCCAATGTGCGTCGGTTGAAGCAGGACTATCCGATTAATGCGGATGACAGCTGTATCATGCCGGTAAACTTCAATGCGGTCGGTGGTTCCACGATTAACTTTCTGGGCCATTGGCCTCGAATGAAGCCTTCCGATTTCCGCACCAAGTCGCTTGATGGCGTCGGTGAAGATTGGCCGGTCGATTACGAAACGCTTGCCCCATTCTATGATATGAACGACCGCGTCACGGGCGTGTCGGGTTTAGGTGGAAACCCTGCCTATCCAGATTACACGCCAGAACTGCCACCGATCCCGTTGGGCAAGTTGGGTCAGTCGCTCGCGAGAGGGTTCAATGAAAAGGGCTATCACTGGTGGCCTTCTGATGTGTCGATCCTCAGTCAGGACCACGATGGGCGACAAAAATGCGTGAACGCGGGCACCTGTGATCTAGGGTGCAGTGTCGGCGCAAAGGGCGGCACCAACTTCACGTACTGGCCAGTGCTCGAAAACGCAGGGGTTGAGCTGCGTTCGGAATGTCGCGTGCGTGAAATCCTTGTGGATGAAAAGACCGGGATGGCCACGGGTGTGTTGTATCATGGCGCGGACGGACAAGTTCACGAACAGCGTACTGAATTGGTTGTCGTCGCATGTAATGGCGTCGGCACGCCGCGCCTGTTGTTAAACTCGAAATCCAAAGCTTTCCCTGAAGGGCTCGCAAATCGCAACGGCATGGTCGGGAAAAACCTGATGTTCCATCCCCTGACAGGGGTTTCCGGAGTCTTTGATGAACCGATGTTGGGGCACGAAGGACCGATGGCCTGTTCGATCCTGAGCCAAGAGTTCTATGAAACGGACCCAAGCCGAGGTTTTGTGCGGGGGTATGGATTGCATTCGGGGCGCTCCACAACGCCGATGACCTATGCGCTTGGCGGGTATGGCATCGACAATCCGATCCCGTGGGGGGCGGAGCATCGCGAGATTATGGACAACGTCTATCCTTATCTTGCTGGTTTGACTGTCGTCTGTGAGGATCTGCCCGAAGAGCACAACTGCGTCACGCTCGACCCGGACTTGACCGACAGCGATGGCATCCCCGCGCCGAAAATCACCTATCGTTTAGGCGAAAATACCCGCAAAATGCTGCGCCACGGAGAAGAACGCGCGACGGATATCTTGCTGGCTGCAGGTGCGAAGAAAGTTCTGACCAAAGCTGACGGCAAAGTGTGGTGGCGCGCGGGTTGGCATCAAATGGGCACTTGCCGGATGGGCAAGGATCCCAAAACGTCGGTGGTGAATGGCTGGGGGCGCAGTCACGACGTCAAGAACCTGTTCATCGTCGATGGCTCGATCTTTCCAACAGCTGGCGCAGTCAATCCGACCTCCACAATTCAGGCGATGGCTCTTTACGTCGGCGACAGCATTAAAACCAATATTGAAACCCTATTTGACTAA
- a CDS encoding aldehyde dehydrogenase family protein codes for MNFPSQMYIDGALTDGNATRDVVNPATETLVATVAVAGADDAERALQAAKAAFPAWAATSIAERQAWMRKLRDEVVANQEWLRSCVHHEMGKPWAQTEEDWDRLVASLDFYAEEIARLHDYSMVDRAGTHTHRMAYEPAGVAVAFLAWNFPLLNLAFKIGPAMAAGCPIIIRPSEATPISAYAVGALCEKIGLPKGVVQILATESYAVADALSASTIPQVITLIGSTKTGQHIMRAGATSIKRYSMELGGNAPVLVFEDADLDLAADIVTGVKFSNAGQICVSPNRVFVADAVREAFTQKVVDRAKAAKVGFDKDADITTGPVIDGRAWTRLMGLVDAAVSDGATLLAGGERPAGLNAGHYLAPTVLSDVSETMSVYREETFGPIVSLIAFADENDLLRMANDCEEGGLTAYIFTRNLARAEHYAAQLRYGEIQINGVKYDIDLPHGGIGQSGIGHDCSTLALHDYLVQKRITRALDTTTFGGVNP; via the coding sequence ATGAATTTCCCATCTCAAATGTATATCGACGGCGCGCTGACTGACGGTAACGCCACGCGCGACGTTGTTAATCCGGCGACTGAAACGCTTGTGGCGACTGTTGCCGTCGCTGGCGCGGATGACGCGGAACGTGCATTACAAGCCGCAAAGGCAGCCTTTCCCGCATGGGCAGCAACTTCCATTGCTGAACGTCAGGCATGGATGCGCAAACTGCGTGATGAGGTTGTCGCAAATCAGGAGTGGCTCCGTTCCTGTGTCCATCACGAGATGGGTAAACCGTGGGCACAGACAGAAGAAGACTGGGATCGTCTGGTCGCTTCGTTGGATTTTTACGCAGAAGAAATCGCGCGGTTGCATGATTACAGTATGGTCGACCGAGCGGGGACGCATACGCACCGGATGGCCTATGAACCTGCTGGTGTGGCCGTCGCGTTTCTTGCATGGAATTTCCCGCTGCTGAACTTGGCCTTTAAAATTGGCCCGGCCATGGCGGCAGGATGCCCGATCATCATTCGCCCCTCCGAAGCCACACCGATCTCAGCTTATGCCGTGGGCGCGCTGTGCGAAAAAATCGGCCTGCCCAAAGGGGTGGTGCAAATTCTGGCGACAGAAAGCTATGCGGTGGCGGATGCATTGAGCGCCTCGACAATTCCACAAGTCATCACGCTGATCGGATCGACCAAGACCGGCCAGCACATCATGCGCGCTGGTGCCACTTCGATCAAACGCTATTCGATGGAACTGGGTGGCAATGCACCGGTTTTGGTGTTTGAGGATGCTGATCTAGATCTGGCCGCGGATATCGTCACCGGCGTGAAATTCAGCAATGCTGGCCAGATTTGTGTCTCTCCGAACCGCGTTTTCGTGGCGGATGCTGTACGCGAAGCCTTCACCCAAAAGGTGGTCGATCGGGCAAAGGCAGCGAAAGTTGGATTTGATAAGGATGCTGACATTACAACCGGCCCGGTGATTGATGGGCGCGCGTGGACACGGCTGATGGGGCTGGTTGATGCCGCAGTATCCGATGGTGCCACGCTTTTGGCGGGCGGCGAACGACCAGCGGGTTTGAATGCAGGTCATTATCTTGCCCCAACGGTGCTGAGCGATGTGTCCGAAACGATGAGCGTTTATCGTGAAGAGACCTTTGGTCCGATTGTCAGCCTTATTGCGTTCGCCGATGAAAACGACCTGTTGCGCATGGCAAATGATTGTGAAGAGGGCGGGCTGACAGCCTATATCTTCACCCGCAATCTAGCGCGCGCTGAACACTACGCGGCGCAGCTTCGTTACGGTGAAATTCAGATCAACGGCGTGAAATATGACATTGATCTGCCACATGGTGGGATCGGCCAATCCGGGATCGGGCATGATTGCTCGACCCTCGCGCTGCACGACTATCTTGTTCAAAAGCGGATAACGCGCGCGCTAGATACCACCACATTCGGAGGGGTGAACCCGTGA
- a CDS encoding gluconate 2-dehydrogenase subunit 3 family protein, whose translation MLNENDRPTLDAVLDELIPQSGDGGIPGAGALGVAEFLPTAHAYAPDPVGSVRTILNAISANFTTLPRDEKIADLKRVEAANVQAFETLVRLTYMGYYSRPDTRPYVGVGAHPIHPKGYPVDRESADFMDKLTAPVRARGKVYRDAK comes from the coding sequence ATGTTGAATGAAAACGACAGACCTACTCTGGATGCAGTCCTTGATGAACTGATCCCCCAGAGCGGAGACGGTGGCATCCCCGGAGCGGGCGCATTGGGTGTGGCGGAGTTTCTCCCGACCGCTCATGCCTATGCACCCGATCCGGTTGGATCCGTGCGGACGATCCTGAACGCGATCTCGGCCAATTTCACGACCCTACCACGTGATGAGAAAATCGCGGATTTGAAACGTGTAGAAGCGGCAAACGTTCAAGCTTTCGAGACGCTCGTTCGGCTAACCTACATGGGTTACTACAGCCGCCCTGACACGCGCCCCTATGTTGGCGTCGGAGCGCATCCCATCCACCCCAAGGGCTATCCGGTCGACCGCGAAAGTGCGGACTTCATGGACAAATTGACGGCACCAGTGCGTGCGCGAGGAAAGGTCTATCGCGATGCAAAATGA